In Tsuneonella dongtanensis, a single window of DNA contains:
- a CDS encoding aquaporin, with protein sequence MRRRLAAEGLGSAFLFAAVIGSGIMADRLSGGSVGLALLANAVATAAILYVLIEVLGAVSGAHFNPAVTLAFRLDREIGTGIALAYVGAQIAGGIVGALLAHLMFDLPLWQFGAKERAGIGQWTAEFVATFGLVFFILVAARRKPATVPAVVALYIAAAYWFTSSTSFANPAITLVRSLTATFAGIAPADVPAFIAAQLAGAVTAVAVARWFGVPAAR encoded by the coding sequence ATGCGACGGCGGCTGGCGGCCGAGGGGCTGGGCAGCGCCTTCCTGTTCGCCGCCGTCATCGGGTCGGGCATCATGGCCGATCGCCTTTCCGGCGGAAGCGTGGGTCTTGCCTTGCTCGCCAACGCGGTGGCGACCGCCGCCATCCTCTATGTCCTGATCGAGGTACTGGGGGCCGTGTCGGGCGCTCACTTCAACCCGGCGGTCACGCTCGCCTTCCGCCTCGACCGCGAGATCGGAACCGGGATCGCGCTTGCGTACGTTGGTGCGCAGATCGCTGGCGGGATCGTGGGCGCTCTCCTGGCGCACCTGATGTTCGACCTGCCGCTGTGGCAGTTCGGCGCGAAGGAGCGCGCGGGAATCGGCCAATGGACCGCAGAGTTCGTTGCGACCTTCGGGCTCGTGTTCTTCATCCTCGTCGCCGCGCGGCGCAAGCCGGCGACGGTGCCCGCGGTGGTCGCGCTCTACATCGCCGCTGCCTACTGGTTCACCTCGTCGACCAGTTTCGCCAATCCCGCGATCACGCTGGTCCGGTCGCTGACCGCCACGTTCGCGGGGATCGCTCCCGCCGACGTACCGGCCTTCATCGCTGCCCAGCTCGCAGGCGCGGTGACGGCGGTGGCCGTCGCCCGCTGGTTCGGCGTGCCGGCCGCTAGATAA
- a CDS encoding response regulator has translation MAKRILVVEDNDLNRKLFCDVLRASGFEVEPVADGELVLNAARAFDPDLVIMDIQLPGVSGVDLITAMRRDGALREIPVLAVTAYAGKGDEDRIRDAGATGYLAKPVSIGPFMASVRGLVPA, from the coding sequence GTGGCAAAGAGAATCCTCGTTGTCGAGGACAACGACCTCAACCGCAAACTGTTCTGCGACGTGCTGCGCGCAAGCGGGTTCGAGGTCGAGCCGGTTGCCGACGGGGAGCTGGTGCTCAACGCCGCGCGCGCGTTCGACCCCGACCTCGTCATCATGGACATCCAGCTTCCCGGCGTTTCGGGCGTCGACCTGATCACCGCGATGCGCCGCGACGGAGCCTTGCGCGAAATACCCGTGCTCGCCGTCACCGCCTACGCCGGCAAGGGCGACGAAGACCGAATCCGCGATGCCGGTGCGACGGGCTATCTTGCAAAGCCGGTCTCGATCGGACCGTTCATGGCGTCCGTGCGGGGGTTGGTTCCCGCCTGA
- a CDS encoding RidA family protein, translated as MTIETRLNELGIVLPEPAAPVAAYVPVVVAGGLAHVSGQLPFVNGHLVKGRLGESVPLDDGVAAARACGLMILAQLKAALGSLDRVERVVKLGAFVNSTADFDAQPKIANGASELMVEVFGEAGKHARSAVGVPVLPLGAAVEVDAIVAVRAD; from the coding sequence ATGACTATCGAAACCCGGCTGAACGAACTCGGGATCGTATTGCCGGAACCCGCCGCACCGGTGGCTGCCTATGTCCCGGTGGTCGTCGCAGGCGGCCTCGCGCACGTTTCGGGCCAGCTGCCGTTCGTGAACGGTCACCTGGTCAAGGGGCGGCTGGGCGAAAGCGTGCCGCTCGACGATGGCGTGGCCGCCGCGCGCGCCTGCGGCCTGATGATCCTTGCCCAGCTCAAGGCCGCGCTCGGTTCGCTCGACCGCGTCGAGCGGGTGGTGAAGCTCGGCGCCTTCGTGAACTCGACGGCGGATTTCGACGCCCAGCCGAAGATCGCCAATGGCGCGAGCGAGCTGATGGTCGAGGTTTTCGGTGAAGCGGGCAAGCACGCCCGGAGCGCCGTCGGCGTGCCGGTCCTTCCGCTCGGCGCCGCGGTCGAGGTCGATGCGATTGTCGCCGTTCGCGCTGATTGA
- a CDS encoding glycerophosphodiester phosphodiesterase family protein, protein MRLSPFALIDALLAPAPDPARVGWLRDWEYAHRGLHDEALAENSPAGFSNAIARGMGIECDVQKSRDGHAMVFHDWTLERLTGEAGAVAARDARDLEKIALRTGGDPIPRLESLLDLIDGRVPLLVEIKSKREVDPVPLCLAVKQALVDYRGAVAVMSFDPRVPRWFARHAPDVIRGLVVTENGKGEALGPLRRRLALWHGKPQFLAYDVRDLPSPFAAAQRARGLPLLTWTVRSPELRVVAAAHADAPIAEGAGLA, encoded by the coding sequence ATGCGATTGTCGCCGTTCGCGCTGATTGATGCGCTGCTGGCCCCCGCGCCCGATCCGGCGCGGGTCGGCTGGCTGCGTGACTGGGAATACGCGCATCGCGGCCTGCATGACGAGGCCCTGGCCGAGAACTCTCCCGCCGGCTTCAGCAATGCCATCGCCCGGGGGATGGGCATCGAATGCGACGTCCAGAAAAGTCGCGACGGGCACGCGATGGTATTCCACGACTGGACCCTCGAGCGGCTGACCGGGGAGGCCGGTGCGGTCGCTGCGCGCGATGCCCGCGATCTGGAAAAGATCGCACTTCGCACGGGGGGCGATCCGATCCCGAGGCTGGAAAGCCTGCTGGACCTGATCGATGGCAGGGTTCCGCTCCTCGTAGAGATCAAGTCGAAGCGCGAGGTGGACCCGGTTCCATTGTGCCTTGCGGTCAAGCAGGCCCTGGTGGATTACCGGGGTGCCGTTGCGGTTATGAGTTTCGACCCGCGCGTGCCACGATGGTTCGCGCGCCATGCGCCCGACGTGATCCGTGGGCTTGTCGTCACCGAGAACGGCAAGGGCGAGGCGCTTGGGCCGCTACGGCGGCGGCTCGCGCTCTGGCACGGAAAGCCGCAGTTCCTCGCCTACGACGTGCGCGACCTGCCGAGCCCGTTTGCTGCCGCCCAGCGCGCGCGCGGGCTGCCGTTGCTCACCTGGACCGTGCGTTCGCCGGAGCTCCGCGTGGTCGCGGCGGCCCATGCCGATGCGCCGATTGCCGAGGGGGCCGGGCTGGCGTGA
- a CDS encoding ArsR/SmtB family transcription factor: MKADSVILSLAALAQEHRLAAYRLLVEAGPDGLPAGQVAGTLGLPNSSLSHHLAQLHAAGLVIHRREGRSLIYSADYAAMENLIGYLTENCCRGADCSSAPSSKELAT, encoded by the coding sequence ATGAAAGCCGACTCAGTCATCCTTTCGCTTGCCGCGCTCGCCCAGGAGCATCGCCTTGCGGCGTACCGCCTCCTGGTCGAGGCCGGACCCGATGGCCTGCCCGCGGGGCAGGTCGCCGGAACGCTCGGACTGCCCAATTCCTCGCTGTCGCACCACCTCGCCCAGCTCCACGCCGCGGGCCTCGTGATCCACCGGCGCGAGGGACGCAGCCTGATCTATTCCGCCGACTATGCGGCGATGGAGAACCTGATCGGATACCTCACCGAGAACTGCTGCCGCGGTGCGGACTGCAGTTCGGCCCCCTCCAGCAAGGAGTTAGCGACATGA
- a CDS encoding GNAT family N-acetyltransferase, producing the protein MSDGSLVARLAQGVAGLPADQWDALSGGGNPFMTHAFLSALEDSGSVGEGTGWLPTPLVLEDAGRLVAALPAYLKSHSQGEYVFDHAWADAWHRAGGHYYPKLQVAAPFTPASGPRVLTREPALAPHLLRFAERFAEANALSSIHATFLEPDQVPLFEAAGWLVRRDIQFHWENRGYASFDDFLGDLASRKRRAIRKERLAAQDGVVIRRLSGAEILAEHWDAFWEFYQDTGSRKWGRPYLTRSAFDLFGERMGDRIVLVMAFDGTRPVAGALNFVGEDALYGRYWGCLEERRFLHFELCYYQAIDEAIERKLSRVEAGAQGQHKIARGYVPVQTTSAHWIADPGFRAAVADFLDREREGVSVDAEWLAARTPFRKA; encoded by the coding sequence GTGAGCGACGGTTCGCTTGTCGCGCGACTGGCGCAAGGCGTCGCGGGCCTGCCGGCGGATCAATGGGATGCGCTGTCCGGCGGCGGCAACCCGTTCATGACTCATGCCTTTCTTTCGGCGCTCGAGGATTCGGGCAGCGTCGGTGAAGGCACCGGCTGGCTCCCCACGCCGCTCGTGCTGGAGGATGCGGGACGGCTGGTCGCCGCTCTCCCGGCCTACCTGAAATCGCACAGTCAGGGCGAATACGTCTTCGATCATGCCTGGGCGGATGCATGGCACCGTGCCGGCGGTCACTACTATCCCAAGCTGCAGGTCGCCGCGCCGTTCACTCCGGCGAGCGGACCGCGGGTGCTGACCCGCGAGCCCGCGCTGGCGCCGCACCTCCTGCGTTTCGCCGAACGCTTTGCCGAGGCGAACGCCCTGTCATCGATCCATGCGACTTTCCTCGAGCCGGACCAGGTGCCGCTTTTCGAAGCGGCAGGCTGGCTCGTCCGCCGGGACATCCAGTTCCACTGGGAGAACCGGGGTTACGCCTCGTTCGACGATTTCCTCGGCGATCTTGCCAGTCGCAAGCGTCGCGCGATCCGCAAGGAACGCCTCGCGGCGCAGGACGGCGTCGTCATCCGCCGCCTGTCCGGAGCGGAAATCCTTGCCGAACACTGGGACGCGTTCTGGGAATTCTACCAGGACACCGGCAGCCGCAAGTGGGGCCGGCCTTACCTGACGCGGTCGGCATTCGACCTGTTCGGGGAGCGGATGGGGGATCGGATCGTGCTGGTCATGGCCTTCGATGGGACCAGACCGGTCGCTGGCGCGCTCAACTTCGTGGGCGAAGATGCGCTCTACGGCCGCTATTGGGGATGCCTGGAAGAGCGCCGCTTCCTGCACTTCGAGCTGTGCTATTACCAGGCGATCGACGAAGCGATCGAGCGGAAACTGTCGCGGGTCGAGGCCGGGGCGCAAGGCCAGCACAAGATCGCCCGGGGGTACGTGCCGGTCCAGACGACTTCGGCGCACTGGATCGCCGATCCGGGCTTTCGCGCGGCGGTGGCCGATTTCCTCGATCGCGAACGCGAAGGTGTTTCGGTCGATGCCGAATGGCTGGCCGCGCGGACTCCGTTCAGGAAAGCGTGA
- the spt gene encoding serine palmitoyltransferase has product MSEGVSQPDRPVERDGEGRDLFSKFDDLIAMREGLLSTGQEDPFNLVMEKVLSPTRAICNGRDTILLGTYNYMGMTFDDDVIAAGKQALDDYGSGTTGSRVLNGTYSGHKAVEEALKEFYAMDHAMVFSTGYQANLGIISTIADKGDYIVLDIDSHASIWDGCKLGDAEVVPFKHNDIEAMDKRLGRIPEGAGKLVILEGVYSMLGDIAPLKEMVAVAKKHGAMVLVDEAHSMGFIGEHGRGVCEAAGVIDDCDFIIGTFSKSVGTVGGFCVSNHPKFEIMRLVCRPYVFTASLPPSVVATAATSIRKLMHGSNKRAHLWENSKRLHQGLTALGFELGTKEPQSAIVAVIMPDLERGAAMWEALLKEGLYVNLARPPATPANMTLLRCSLCAEHSAEEVETILGMFERAGKAVGII; this is encoded by the coding sequence ATGAGCGAAGGCGTGTCGCAGCCGGACCGGCCGGTGGAGCGTGACGGAGAAGGGCGCGACCTGTTCTCCAAGTTCGACGACCTCATCGCCATGCGCGAAGGCCTGCTCTCGACCGGGCAGGAGGATCCCTTCAACCTGGTGATGGAGAAAGTCCTCTCGCCCACCCGCGCGATCTGCAACGGGCGCGATACGATCCTGCTCGGCACGTACAACTACATGGGCATGACGTTCGACGACGACGTCATCGCCGCGGGCAAGCAGGCGCTCGACGACTACGGCAGCGGCACCACCGGCTCCCGCGTGCTCAACGGCACCTACTCCGGCCACAAGGCGGTCGAGGAAGCGCTGAAGGAGTTCTACGCCATGGACCACGCCATGGTGTTCTCCACCGGGTACCAGGCGAACCTCGGCATCATCAGCACGATCGCCGACAAGGGCGACTACATCGTGCTCGACATCGACAGCCACGCCAGCATCTGGGACGGCTGCAAGCTGGGCGACGCCGAGGTGGTGCCGTTCAAGCACAACGATATCGAGGCGATGGACAAGCGTTTGGGCCGCATTCCCGAAGGCGCGGGAAAGCTTGTGATCCTCGAAGGCGTCTATTCGATGCTCGGCGACATCGCCCCGCTCAAGGAGATGGTCGCGGTCGCCAAGAAACACGGCGCCATGGTGCTGGTGGACGAGGCGCACTCGATGGGCTTCATCGGCGAGCATGGCCGCGGGGTGTGCGAAGCGGCGGGCGTGATCGACGACTGCGATTTCATCATCGGCACTTTTTCCAAGAGCGTCGGGACAGTCGGCGGGTTCTGCGTGTCCAACCACCCGAAGTTCGAGATCATGCGGCTGGTCTGCCGCCCCTACGTCTTCACTGCCAGCCTCCCACCGAGCGTGGTGGCGACCGCTGCCACCAGCATCCGCAAGCTGATGCACGGCTCCAACAAGCGCGCGCACCTGTGGGAGAATTCCAAGCGCCTGCACCAGGGCCTGACCGCGCTCGGCTTCGAGCTTGGGACGAAGGAGCCGCAGAGCGCGATCGTCGCGGTGATCATGCCCGACCTCGAACGCGGCGCGGCGATGTGGGAGGCGCTCCTCAAGGAAGGCCTCTACGTCAACCTCGCCCGCCCGCCTGCGACGCCTGCGAACATGACCCTGCTGCGCTGCTCGCTCTGCGCCGAGCATTCGGCAGAGGAAGTCGAGACCATCCTCGGCATGTTCGAACGCGCGGGCAAGGCTGTCGGGATTATCTAG
- a CDS encoding ArsI/CadI family heavy metal resistance metalloenzyme: MKRLHVHVGVDDLAASIQFYSILFAAQPSVTKPDYAKWMLEDPRVNFAISQGRDGAGVRHLGIQVENRAELAEVYGRLEEAARPVLEEGKTTCCYARSEKSWIADPDGTVWETFLTEGEATHYGAGPELAAIAPADGHAASCCG; encoded by the coding sequence ATGAAGCGCCTGCACGTCCACGTCGGGGTCGATGACCTCGCGGCCTCGATCCAGTTCTACAGCATCCTCTTCGCCGCGCAGCCGAGCGTGACCAAGCCCGATTACGCCAAGTGGATGCTCGAGGACCCGCGGGTCAATTTTGCCATCTCGCAGGGTCGCGACGGCGCCGGCGTCCGCCATCTCGGCATCCAGGTCGAAAACCGGGCAGAGCTGGCCGAGGTGTACGGCCGCCTCGAAGAAGCGGCGCGTCCCGTCCTCGAGGAAGGCAAGACGACCTGCTGCTACGCCAGGAGCGAAAAGAGCTGGATCGCGGATCCCGACGGGACCGTCTGGGAGACGTTCCTGACCGAGGGCGAAGCGACCCACTACGGCGCCGGACCCGAGCTCGCGGCCATTGCCCCCGCCGATGGCCATGCCGCTTCCTGCTGCGGCTGA
- the dksA gene encoding RNA polymerase-binding protein DksA — translation MATLANEDIDVLEKARRALAPDYTPSEDEDYMNPAQQDYFRMLLLEWKRSVLSAANATLQSLQDGPIREADLNDRASSETDWGIELRTRDRQRKLIAKIDSAIRRIDAGEYGYCEVTGDPIGLKRLIARPVATMTVEAQEAHERREKVSRDD, via the coding sequence ATGGCCACCTTGGCGAACGAAGACATCGATGTACTCGAAAAAGCCCGGCGGGCGCTTGCCCCCGACTATACCCCGTCCGAGGACGAGGATTACATGAACCCGGCGCAGCAGGATTATTTCCGCATGCTGCTGCTCGAATGGAAGCGCTCCGTCCTCTCCGCGGCCAATGCCACCCTCCAGTCGCTTCAGGACGGTCCGATCCGGGAAGCCGATCTCAACGACCGCGCGTCGAGCGAGACCGACTGGGGCATCGAGCTGCGCACCCGCGACCGGCAGCGCAAGCTGATCGCCAAGATCGATTCGGCGATCCGCCGCATCGATGCGGGCGAATACGGCTACTGCGAGGTCACGGGCGATCCGATCGGCCTCAAGCGCCTGATCGCACGGCCCGTCGCGACCATGACGGTCGAAGCGCAGGAAGCCCATGAGCGCCGCGAAAAGGTGTCGCGCGACGATTGA
- a CDS encoding Pycsar system effector family protein, with protein sequence MEASETPTRNPHVIYSANAIHMVRTTQQQTLQLSAMADQKASILMGASFLVFSISVSRAFAGNLPVSLAILAAFAFMSSVCAVLAVLPTLSRAKGPVGANRLFFGHFAERDEEEWTADVLHQLQDDETVFRTMLHDIYQNGTVLQRKKYRFMGLAYRIFVIGLVMTLASFVIEMSAR encoded by the coding sequence ATGGAAGCGAGCGAAACCCCGACCCGGAATCCCCACGTGATCTATTCGGCGAACGCCATTCACATGGTCCGAACGACCCAGCAGCAGACGCTGCAGCTCTCTGCCATGGCCGACCAGAAGGCGTCGATCCTGATGGGTGCGAGCTTCCTCGTGTTCTCGATTTCGGTCAGCCGAGCGTTTGCCGGAAACCTGCCGGTCAGCCTCGCGATCCTTGCAGCGTTCGCATTCATGAGCTCGGTCTGCGCGGTGCTCGCGGTGCTGCCTACGCTCTCGCGGGCCAAGGGGCCGGTCGGGGCCAACCGCCTGTTCTTCGGCCATTTCGCCGAGCGCGACGAAGAGGAATGGACCGCAGACGTGCTGCACCAGTTGCAGGACGACGAAACGGTGTTCCGCACGATGCTGCACGACATCTACCAGAACGGCACCGTGCTCCAGCGCAAGAAATACCGCTTCATGGGTCTGGCCTACCGGATATTCGTGATCGGCCTGGTGATGACGCTCGCCTCGTTCGTCATCGAGATGTCGGCGCGCTGA
- a CDS encoding arsenate reductase ArsC, with translation MAMPLPAAADSRMKRVLFLCTANSARSILAEAILARKGAGRFQALSAGSKPRGEPNPLALRLLVERGHEVRDLRSKSWDEFAGSGAAAVDLVITVCDNAAGESCPVWPGHPVQAHWGIPDPAGEGHDGALDDFALAYDRLAERIDRLLALDEARLEPREWRDAVAAIGRECEGATGG, from the coding sequence ATGGCCATGCCGCTTCCTGCTGCGGCTGATAGCCGGATGAAGCGGGTCCTGTTCCTCTGCACCGCCAACTCGGCGCGATCGATCCTGGCCGAAGCCATCCTTGCACGGAAGGGCGCAGGCCGGTTCCAGGCGCTGTCGGCGGGAAGCAAACCGCGCGGGGAACCCAATCCGCTCGCGCTGCGCCTGTTGGTTGAAAGAGGCCATGAGGTTCGCGACCTTCGCTCCAAGAGCTGGGACGAGTTCGCTGGCTCCGGCGCGGCGGCGGTCGATCTCGTGATCACGGTCTGCGACAACGCGGCGGGAGAGAGCTGCCCGGTCTGGCCCGGCCACCCGGTCCAGGCCCATTGGGGCATTCCCGACCCGGCGGGCGAGGGGCATGACGGCGCGCTGGATGATTTCGCGCTCGCCTACGACAGGCTCGCCGAGCGCATCGATCGCCTGCTGGCGCTCGACGAGGCGCGGCTGGAGCCGCGCGAGTGGCGGGACGCCGTGGCTGCGATCGGTCGCGAATGCGAGGGCGCGACAGGTGGCTGA
- a CDS encoding acyl carrier protein, with translation MDRAEVDARIRGLAEPFNKKEVAIDEDTSFAGDLEFDSLTVMDFVAAIEDEFDIIISMNQQAEIETWGDLIDAVHETQSK, from the coding sequence ATGGACCGTGCAGAAGTCGACGCCCGCATCCGCGGTCTCGCCGAACCGTTCAACAAGAAGGAAGTCGCGATCGACGAGGACACCTCGTTCGCCGGTGACCTTGAATTCGACAGCCTGACGGTGATGGATTTCGTCGCCGCGATCGAGGACGAATTCGACATCATCATCAGCATGAACCAGCAGGCCGAGATCGAGACCTGGGGCGACCTGATCGACGCCGTGCACGAGACGCAGTCCAAATGA
- a CDS encoding ABC transporter substrate-binding protein, with the protein MQFHFRALTFVAALSALAACGSGDDADVVRIALIGEPDAVFETGLRLSMPAQQVRAATVEGLVAIDETGAVVPALAERWIVTDDGMSYIFRLRNSDWPDGTTMTAEQVRDALKRTLRDLSGTSLGLDLAPISEVRAMTGRVIEIRLSSAMPDFLQLLAQPELGIFHKGKGTGPMELTQAGTAARLSLLPPETRGLPTSDDWREGTRVLALEAMPARQAVDAFSAGDVDIVLGGTIVDLPLAPTGPLSRGNIRLDAARGLLGLRVLRAEGLLAEPARREALALAIERETLLAPFNIAGWIPSTRIAPVAVVGEGAAERWTNASIEQRRADARRRIAGFEGPKTITVALPEGPGADLLLREIAADWREVGVNAVRARSGQPADLELVDTLARYGSRRWFLNQFACRVRRVLCDPKADELVQAANREADPAARATLLAEAETRLTAQQGYIPLGAPVRWSLVRGDISGFIENNWAIHPLYPLALAPR; encoded by the coding sequence ATGCAGTTTCACTTTCGTGCCCTTACGTTCGTAGCCGCACTGTCCGCCCTTGCAGCGTGCGGCTCGGGCGATGATGCCGACGTGGTGCGGATCGCGCTGATCGGAGAGCCTGACGCCGTCTTCGAGACGGGGCTGCGGCTGTCGATGCCCGCCCAGCAGGTCCGCGCGGCCACGGTCGAAGGATTGGTCGCCATCGACGAGACGGGCGCGGTGGTGCCTGCGCTTGCCGAGCGGTGGATCGTCACCGACGACGGCATGTCCTACATCTTCCGCTTGCGTAATTCCGACTGGCCGGACGGAACGACCATGACGGCCGAGCAGGTCCGCGATGCCCTGAAGCGGACCTTGCGCGACCTCTCCGGTACTTCGCTGGGGCTCGATCTGGCGCCCATTTCGGAAGTGCGCGCCATGACCGGCCGTGTCATCGAGATACGATTGTCGAGCGCCATGCCGGATTTCCTCCAGCTTCTGGCCCAGCCTGAGCTGGGCATCTTCCACAAGGGGAAGGGAACCGGGCCGATGGAGCTTACGCAGGCCGGGACCGCTGCCCGCCTGTCGCTCCTTCCTCCCGAGACTCGCGGTTTGCCCACCAGCGATGACTGGCGGGAAGGCACGCGCGTTCTCGCACTCGAAGCGATGCCGGCGAGGCAGGCCGTCGATGCCTTCTCCGCCGGCGATGTGGACATCGTGCTCGGCGGCACGATCGTCGACCTGCCGCTGGCTCCCACCGGACCTCTGTCTCGCGGCAATATCCGGCTCGACGCGGCGCGCGGGCTCCTTGGCCTGCGCGTCCTGAGGGCCGAAGGACTGCTCGCCGAACCGGCCCGGCGAGAGGCGCTGGCCCTGGCGATCGAGCGCGAGACCCTGCTTGCACCGTTCAACATCGCCGGCTGGATCCCCAGCACCCGGATCGCGCCGGTCGCGGTCGTCGGGGAGGGGGCGGCCGAACGCTGGACCAACGCCTCGATCGAACAGCGCCGTGCCGATGCGCGTCGCCGGATCGCCGGTTTCGAAGGCCCGAAGACGATCACCGTCGCGCTGCCCGAGGGGCCAGGCGCCGACCTGCTTCTGCGGGAGATCGCTGCGGACTGGCGCGAGGTCGGAGTGAACGCCGTACGCGCCCGAAGCGGGCAGCCGGCCGATCTCGAGCTGGTCGATACCCTGGCGCGCTACGGCAGCCGGCGATGGTTTCTCAACCAGTTTGCCTGCCGCGTGCGGCGCGTGCTGTGCGATCCCAAGGCCGACGAGCTTGTCCAGGCCGCCAACCGCGAGGCAGACCCCGCCGCGCGCGCGACCCTGCTCGCCGAGGCCGAAACCCGCCTGACCGCGCAGCAGGGATATATCCCTTTGGGCGCGCCCGTGCGCTGGTCGCTGGTGCGGGGCGATATCAGCGGATTCATCGAGAACAACTGGGCGATCCACCCGTTGTACCCGCTGGCGCTCGCTCCCAGATAA
- a CDS encoding PilZ domain-containing protein, producing MFLSAELQFEGDTITHRVRVRNLSALGMMAEGEFRVLPGTRVKVTLRNVPSVEGSVAWVQGQRFGIAFAEEIDPRAPRSAVGNGDLASPRYVRPSTIAPPSFDTEPKHLRKI from the coding sequence TTGTTCCTGAGCGCCGAACTCCAGTTCGAGGGCGATACCATTACGCACCGCGTCCGCGTGCGCAACCTTTCCGCCCTGGGCATGATGGCCGAGGGCGAATTCCGTGTCCTGCCGGGTACCCGCGTCAAGGTCACGCTGCGCAATGTGCCTTCCGTTGAGGGAAGCGTAGCGTGGGTACAGGGCCAGCGCTTCGGAATCGCGTTTGCCGAGGAAATCGATCCCAGGGCGCCGCGCAGTGCGGTCGGGAATGGCGACCTTGCCAGTCCGCGCTATGTCCGTCCCTCGACGATTGCGCCTCCGAGTTTCGACACCGAACCGAAGCATCTGCGCAAGATCTGA
- a CDS encoding sel1 repeat family protein gives MELRKIESGSIIRGPRADDLLVAHCLAAASQGDVSALYDLGVAYSTGSHGVACDLIEAHKWFNLAAARGHEEAAWCRADISEEMTAREIAEAQRRAREWLIAGERRAA, from the coding sequence ATGGAACTTCGCAAGATCGAAAGCGGTTCGATTATCAGGGGACCGCGCGCCGACGACCTGCTCGTGGCGCATTGCCTGGCCGCAGCGTCGCAGGGAGACGTCTCGGCGCTCTACGATCTCGGTGTTGCCTATTCGACCGGTAGCCATGGCGTGGCCTGCGACCTTATCGAAGCGCACAAATGGTTCAATCTCGCCGCAGCGCGGGGCCACGAGGAGGCTGCGTGGTGCCGGGCCGACATTTCGGAAGAAATGACCGCTCGCGAGATCGCCGAAGCCCAACGCCGGGCGCGTGAATGGCTGATCGCGGGCGAACGCCGCGCGGCGTGA
- a CDS encoding DUF4112 domain-containing protein gives MGIEVPIGTDPVSIRRRIEAMEQLLENSFVIPGVNYRVGLDSIMGLVPVIGDFVSAAMGMYIVWEARNLGMPKWKLWRMTGNVALDTAVGAVPLVGDALDFVFRSNTRNLRIVKRHLDKHHPAARTIEG, from the coding sequence ATGGGGATCGAAGTGCCGATCGGTACCGACCCGGTTTCGATCCGCCGCCGGATCGAGGCGATGGAGCAGTTGCTCGAGAACAGCTTCGTCATCCCCGGCGTCAACTACCGCGTCGGACTGGATTCGATCATGGGCCTCGTCCCGGTGATCGGCGACTTCGTCAGCGCGGCGATGGGCATGTACATCGTGTGGGAGGCAAGGAACCTCGGCATGCCGAAGTGGAAGCTGTGGCGGATGACCGGCAACGTCGCGCTCGACACCGCGGTGGGCGCAGTGCCGCTGGTGGGCGACGCGCTCGACTTCGTGTTCCGCTCGAACACCCGCAACCTCAGGATCGTCAAGCGCCACCTCGACAAGCACCATCCGGCGGCGCGCACGATAGAGGGGTAG
- a CDS encoding DUF3572 domain-containing protein gives MGSGCVSPPRLGPTVHQNNGTLTITAETHHHSGDADTLALSALGWVLADDDRAERLLSLTGLTPETLRDNLTERSTLAAVLDYLAGHEPDLLLAADALNVAPDRLAAARQELSA, from the coding sequence ATGGGCTCCGGCTGCGTTTCCCCGCCGCGACTAGGGCCTACAGTTCATCAAAACAATGGGACGCTGACAATCACCGCCGAAACCCATCATCACTCCGGAGATGCCGATACCCTGGCGCTGTCCGCGCTCGGCTGGGTGCTGGCCGACGACGATCGTGCGGAGCGGCTGCTGTCGCTCACCGGCCTGACGCCCGAGACGCTGCGCGACAACCTGACCGAGCGGTCGACGCTCGCCGCGGTGCTCGACTACCTCGCCGGGCACGAGCCCGATCTGCTGCTGGCGGCCGACGCGCTCAACGTCGCACCCGACAGGCTGGCCGCGGCGCGGCAGGAGCTGTCCGCATGA